In one Anticarsia gemmatalis isolate Benzon Research Colony breed Stoneville strain chromosome 9, ilAntGemm2 primary, whole genome shotgun sequence genomic region, the following are encoded:
- the LOC142975547 gene encoding 3-oxoacyl-[acyl-carrier-protein] reductase FabG-like: MEVNFTDKVVLITGASAGIGEATALLFAKLGAKLSIVGRNEENLKSVAERCEREKGLKPLAIVADLATDEGVERTAKETIEHYGRLDVLINNAGISARTCIQRADMATFDAVFALDVRGVYNLTRLLVPRLIETKGNIVNVSSISATVVAVGSLPYGMAKAALDHFTKLIALELAPKGVRVNAVSPGLTVSKIVTRMTGCSEEEYQAWLARATKVVPMGEVCVGLDIAKMIAHIASDDMSRLVTGTIVQVDGGLQFGTPGTFIAEQMK; encoded by the exons ATGGAAGTAAATTTTACGGATAAAGTAGTTCTCATAACCGGTGCGAGTGCGGGCATCGGGGAAGCTACGGCGCTGTTGTTTGCGAAGCTTGGAGCCAAGCTGTCTATAGTGGGAAGAAATGAAGAGAACTTGAAAAGCGTCGCGGAACGCTGCGAGCGGGAAAAAGGCCTGAAGCCACTCGCGATTGTCGCTGATCTTGCAACTGATGAAGGAGTTGAGAGAACTGCTAAGGAAACTATTGAGCACTATGGAAG ACTGGACGTGTTAATAAACAACGCCGGTATAAGCGCGCGCACGTGCATCCAGCGCGCCGACATGGCGACGTTCGACGCCGTGTTCGCGCTGGACGTGCGCGGCGTGTACAACCTCACGCGGCTGCTCGTGCCGCGCCTCATCGAGACCAAGGGGAACATCGTCAACGTGTCCAGCATCTCTGCCACTGTCGTCGCCGTCGGCAGCTTGCCTTATGGCATGGCTAAG GCGGCGTTGGATCATTTCACGAAGCTGATCGCGTTGGAGCTGGCGCCTAAAGGAGTGAGGGTCAATGCCGTCAGTCCAGGACTTACT GTGTCAAAAATCGTAACCCGCATGACAGGGTGCTCTGAAGAAGAATATCAAGCTTGGCTAGCGAGGGCTACGAAAGTGGTGCCGATGGGAGAAGTGTGTGTGGGGCTGGACATTGCCAAGATGATCGCGCACATCGCCAGCGACGACATGAGCCGCCTCGTCACCGGCACCATCGTCCAGGTCGACGGGGGCCTCCAGTTCGGTACTCCAGGCACCTTTATTGCTGAACAGATGAAGTGA